The nucleotide sequence ACAAGAACAAGTCAGAGCTCAATTAGCCTCAGGACTCGTCGCCGTGATTTCACAAGCACTTTTACCTAAAGTCGGCGGTGGCCGTGTTGCTGCTTTTGAAATTCTAATCTCTACTGACTCTATCAAGTCCCTCATTCGTGACAACAAAACCTTCCAAATTGTTTCTGAAATTCAAACAGGACAAAAATACGGCATGAATACTTTAGATGCTCACCTACTTCAGCTCTACGAAGAAGAAAAAATTTCTTACGCCGACATGATTGTAAAATGTCAAGACGTCAAAGCTATCAACAGCAATCTCAACCTTTAAGGATCTCTCATGGCTAAATTTAAATATGTAGCAATGGATGCTACTGGCAAAGAGCATAAAGGTATCATTCAAGCGGACAGTGAGGCAGATGCGGGAGCTCAGCTTAAGCAACAGAGTATGATCCCCACCTCAATCACTCAAGAATCTGCTGCTAAGAAGAAGAAAAAGAAAGGTGCAGGTGGTGGCATGGGAGCCATCACGATCGGCACGCCAAAACTAACGTCAAAAGCACTCACAGTTTTCACTAGACAACTGGCCACCCTACTCGGAGCGGGCCTGCCCATGGTAAGAGCCATCAGAACTCTTGCTAAACAGGCTAAAAAAGATGTCGTCCTTAGACAGATACTCACTCAAATTGCCGACTCTATTGAAGGTGGTAACGGCTTCTCCGATGCCTTAGCTGCCCAACCAAAATCTTTCAATAAACTCTATGTCAATATGATTAGAGCAGGTGAAGCTTCCGGCGCAATGGAAGCGGTACTCAATCGTCTTGCTGAATTCATGGAGAAATCAGAAAAATTAAAAAGAAAAGTAAAGGCCGCACTCATGTATCCTTGCTCAGTTCTTTTTATTGCTCTTGTTATCACATGGGGTCTAATGACTTTTATTGTACCTAAATTTAAAGAGATTTTTGATGATCTCCTGGCTGGAGAGCCACTTCCGGGCATTACTGAATTCGTAGTCCAACTCTCCACCTTCATCAATACGATGTGGTATATCCCTCTTGGAGGAATCATCCTCTTTGTTGTTGTCTTTAAAGCTATAAGGAACACAAAAGGTGGCGCATATGCCATCGACATGATCTTGCTTAAAATGCCTCCATTAGGCGGAATGGTAACTAAAGTGAATACTGCTCAGTTTTGTCGAGTTCTCTCCACCCTATTAGGCTCCGGAGTTGCCATCCTCAACGCTCTAGAAATCGTAAGGAACACCACTCAAAATAAAGTTGTTGTAAGAGCCGTACAAACTGTCCACGACTCAGTTAAAGAAGGTGAAAGTGTAAGTAAACCCCTTAGTCAATCTGGCATTTTCCCTTTAATGATGGTCTCCATGGTTGAAGTAGGAGAAGAAACTGGTGCGATGCCAGAAATGATGCTCCGAGTTGCCGATATTTACGAAGAAGAGGTTGATGTTGCCGTTGACGGACTCACCTCCTTAATTGAACCGATAATGATTGTATTCCTTGCTGTTGTGGTGGGTGGTATTGTTATTGCGATGTTCATGCCCATGATCAAACTTATGCAGACAATGTAATAGAAACTTAATAAAAAAGACCTATTTATATACATGAAAAAACTTATATACACAGGACTGTCTACAACGGCAGTTTTCAGCCCTAATCTTTTCGCAGAAACTCAGACTGAGCTAGATGCGGACATGAAGCTCATTAAAGCTTATATTGAGAACTCTGATAAATTTGATTTCACCAAAGAATTAAATTTTCAAATTAAATTAGCGAAATCAACATATAAGAAGCAAAAAGATGCTCTTACTAAAATTGACATAATGCTTGCTTTCTCAAAGAAACGCAACACTTCTGCAAGAAAAGCTCTTACCGATTTCGGCATGACAGACCCGAAATCGGAAGACATTCTTTACTTTTTTATGGAAAAGGCTCAAGATGCAAAAGACAAAAAAAGCTTGGCTATTGCAGGAAAACTATTCTTCGAATCAAGCTTTAAAGAGAAGTTAAACAAAGAGCACCCCTACTACGATATACTTTCGGAAGCCGCCTACTCATACAATTTTGAACTTACCAAGAACGACAAAAACAAATCGAAAAGTTTTGAAGCTTGGTGGAAAGCTAAAGGCCTACCTCCCATTGCTCCTCCTGGTCAATCTCCGTCAGAAACTCTTTTTACTCAAACTTATGTTATCCTTGACAATGCTTTAGACATCTTCACAAAAAGAAAAACTGGTGAAATCAACAGAGCTGAAATCACAACTCAAATCAAACTCATTAAGGATCTCGAATTTCAACAATCAAACGACGAAATTGATCCATGGTTTCTGCTTTGTGTAAGTGAAGCCGCACGAGGCATGGCCCTACTCGGCGACGACCAAGAAGCTCTTACTTGGCTTGGGCATTATTACACTAAGTTCAGTGACGTTGACAAAGCGGTTAAAGCAAATGCAAAGAAAGTAAATAAACCTGAATTAGTTAATACTTCCATCATGTCTAATTTTCTTTATGCGAAAGCTTGTATTTACTGGGCAAAAGCACAAAGAGCGGCAAGCTCTGGCAATAACTCTCAAGCCCAAACAAACTTAGTTGATAAAGGCACGAAAAACGCTGCTGTTAATATGTATTTACTAGTGATGCGCTATCCGCAATCTCGCGGTGCGATCAAAACTATTTTTGAATACGATGATGTTTGGAAACTCTATGCTAAAGTAGGTGGAACGAAAGCAAAAAAAGACTTGCCTACTGATAAAAAGCTCATTTTCATGGCTCACTATTCTAAGAAAAACTATGAAAAAGCTCTAGGCATTGCTGATGACTACATAAAATCACAAAAAGACATGAATAACAAAGGAGAAGTTCTTTGGTTAGGTTTTTATGCCGCAACACAAATTGACAATTTTAAAAAAGCAGAAGAGTACTACAAAATCCTGCAAGATGAATTCTCTAGTAACTCAGCGCTAAGAGCTGCATATTTAGACAAGGCCACTGCTTGGAGAAAAAGCTTCTACAAAGATCGTGCCAATGAAATTAAAAATGATGCAAGTAAAAAAGCTGCTTACGCAATCCTCTCTAGCATTAAGTTATCTGACCCCAACAATCCTACCGATGCTTTATATGCAATTGTAGATGACGTCAAATACGCTTTCAGCACCTATAACAAAGATCGCAAAGCTGGAAAAATCAAAGCCAAAGAAGTTTTAATACTTATTGATGCATACATCAAAAAATTCCCGAATGTAAGTCAAGTAACCATGGCCTATTCTTTAAGAGGAAAAATAGCTGAGATTTCTCAAGATTACGATGTTGCTCTCGCTTCATACAAGGAATTCCTCAAGCGGGAAAGTGGTATTGACACTAAAGGTAAATACAAAAAAGCTGAAGCCTACTACCACATGGCTTACAACTTGCTTAAACTTAACAAAATCGAGGGTGCTGACGGAATGCTAGCTGCCGTTGAGACTTATAAAACTTTTGTCGCTAAAAACGACCTGAGTGATGCAAGTGACAAACAAATTAAAACATTACAAGATTTTAATGCCGGCTTAGATATCTGGAAAATTGATATTGATTACAAAAAATTAAGTGAACTCAAATCTGCATTTAACGAGTCAAGTAAAAAACTCGCAGCATCTCCTGATGACGCGACACTCATGCAAGCTCACAAACAGCAACTAGAAAAACTCCAGAAAATGTCGACTAAAGTAGCAGAAAGCTATATCAATTGGACAAAGAAAAATAGTAAGAGCAGCCAAATACCTTCAACTCTCGCAAAAGTTGGTGGAATTTATCAAGATGCAAAAATGGATAGAGAATCGCAAAAAATCTTTACTGAAATTGCTGAAAAGTATCCTGACAGTCCTGTACTTTCACAGATTCAAATGCGACTTGTCATCTCTTATATCAATAATAAACAAATTGGTGCCGCCGCAAAAGAAGCCGCAAAACTTGACTTCACAAAAATGCCTGTCAGTACACTCCAGTACATTGTTTCAAAATTTCTTTATCCTTCTAAGCCTGATACAAGAAAACTATCAGAGAATGATTTTGAAAAGGCTACGCAAATAGTTATTAAGGCCTCTAATCAAATTATCAAAAATACTGATAAAGAGGAAACTAAACATCGTTACGCTTTTTATGCTGGTAGAGCTCATTTCCTTATTGATGAAAAACTGGAAGCTGGAAAGCTCTTCGACATCATTAAAAATGAAGCTCCTAATTCACCTTACAGTCTTGAGATCTCATTCTTAGATGTAGAAATCATGATTGAAAAAGGTAAATATACAGAAGCAGATAAAATCATTGCTAACCTTGAAAACCTCGTTAAGTCTTATGGTACTCAACTACAGCATGCTAAAGTAAGAACTTTAAGTGGTAAGGTTGGTTATGGCGCAAAGCAGCAAAACTTTGTTCTCAAGGGAAAAACACAATGCTTTCTCGTTTATATCAGCCAATTTCCGCCTGATGTGGAAGAGGTAGAATCTAAAGAAATCATGGAACATGCTACATTTTATTTGATAATGTGTAAAGTTTTACTCGGTGAAGACATTAAAAAACTAAGAACTGAGTTCTTACAAAAATATCCCTCTTCTTCTTTCCGTACTCAAGTTTTAACTCCGCCACCAGCACTTTAATAAGGATAATTTTACAATGAAAATAACACTTTACACAATCTTATTCTTTACTGGCCTTAGCTCTTTTGCCCAAGTCACTATTGGCCTCAAAAATGGCACAACTGTTGAAGGCCAAGAAATCGGTGAAAAAACAGGAAAAATCACCTTAACCATCGCCGGTGGCGCTAAGCGCACTATTGAGAAGAAAGATATTAAATATATTGATTCTCCCCAACCAAAATATATTTCATCATTAATTAAGTATACTAATGCAGGAAAATACGATGCGGTTTTAAAAACTGAGCAAAACCTCAAAGAAGTAAGCCTATTCGGCTGGGGTCAAATTGGTCATCTCTACTATAGCCGCGCTCTGCTTGCTAAAGGAAAGGTTGAAGAGGCTCGTAAAATGCTCAAACGTGCTCGTTTTGCTGCAATACATACTAGTAATAGAGTCCTTGATGATACAATCATCATGGCAGCGCTTATTGATATTGAAGTCCACGACAAAAAACTAGCTGATGCAGAAACATACATCCAGAAAATCTCTGAAAAATCATTCGATTCTTCGGGTCAAAAATATTACTACATGGCCAAGGGAAATTACTATCGAGCCAAGGGAGATGCCAATCAAGCTCTTGCTTGCTACTTTAAGGTAATTCTACTCGAATCGCCAAAAGACTTTGAAAGACGGCGTGCATTAGAAAAAGTTAAGGAGATTTATACAGAATTTAATGATCCTCGCCTAGAAGAACTCAACAAACTTTAATATACTAAACGATGAATTTTATAAAGAACGTAACAGGAGCCAATAAATGTTAAACAACAAACTGAAATACACACTCGCATCACTAACTCTTTCGATGAGTACTTTTGCGCAGGATGCCGCAGAAGCAGTCGCCGAAGTTGCACCACAAAACACAACATCAGGTTTTAAAGATATCATTTTTGGCGGCGGCGCCGTGGGTATATTTATCTGGGTTTTAATTCTACTTTGCTCACTCGGCATGCTCGCTTTCATTATTGACTCAGTACTGATCCTTAACCGCGAAAAAATCCTCCCCGCACACCTCCAAGATGCCGTCGAAGATTCTCTCAATGATGGCGATCTTGAATCTGCTATTGCAGCTTGTGAAGAAACCCCTAGCCCTCTTTCTAATATCCTTCTAGCGGCTTTCGCTAATATCGCTGAAGGTTACGATGTGATTCAAGATTCAGTATCTTCGGCTGCTGACTTGGAAAATGAAAAAATCCTTCAACGTATTAACTACCTTAACGTATTTGGCCAAATGGGTCCAATGTTAGGTCTACTAGGTACTGTATCTGGTATGGTAGGCGCTTTTGCTGGTCTCGCAAATATGACTGGTGCTGCTAAAGCATCTTTCCTTGCACAGCAAATTTCAATTGCCCTATGGACAACAGTTGCAGGCCTATTAATTTCAATACCTGCACTCCTTGGTTATACACTTGCGAGAAATGCCGCAATCAAAATCACTATTGAAACACAATCCACAGTACTTGACCTCATCAAGAAGCTTAAAGACGCTGAAGTTGATGAAGAAGAATACGAAGACGAAGAAGAATACGAATAACAAGGATTTATAATGGCTGATAGCAAAGATCAAAAAGCGGAAGGCGCACCGATATCCTCCCTGATTGATGTGGTATTTCTACTTATTATGTTCTTCGTAGCTACCGCACAAATGGACCAGGAAGGTTTCGACCAAAATGTTCAACTTGCAATTGCCTTTGATATGGAAAAAATTACACAAAGAGCACAATCTCAATTTCCTATCAGCATCCTTAAGGATGGCGTAATATCCACGGGTCCTGGGACCACTGGTGATATTGCAGGTCTTAAAAGAGAACTAAGCAAACATGTCGGTACCTACGGAAACGAAGTTACCGTTATTATTCGTCCGGATAAAAACGTAAAACTCTCTCTCATTGACGAAGTAATGAGCACTGTTGGAGAATGTGGTGTAGCGAAAATTAATATTTCCGCAAAACTGGAGCAATAAAATGGGAAAAAAACGTAAAAAAAAGCGCACTGAAACAGAAGCGGAAGTACCTCTTTCTGCAATGATTGATGTTACTTTCCTGCTCCTCACATACTTTATTATGACTCAAACTGAGGTTATTGAAGAAGCTTACATTGCCATGAATATGGTTGCTCCTAACCCTGGGCCACCTCCTGAGGTAAAGCCTACAATTTTTGACATTAAAGTTTTTAGTGAAAACTACTATTGTCAGGGTCGAGCATTCAAAGAAATCGATAGTTTAGCCGTTTATCTAGCTGATTTTGCTAGAGAAACACAAGGCTCTGAAATAACTATTGATTTAAAACTCCAAGGAAAAGCTAAAACTCAACGCTTAGTTGATTTATTAGATGTCCTTGCTAAAGAAGGTCTAGAGAAAAAAATTAATATTGCTTTTCTGCATTAATTAATTTTTCACTCAAACTTTATAAAAACGATAGAACTATTAGTTCTATCGTTTTTTGTTGTCTACACATGCTTCATGGCTAATAATAATTACTTGATCATGTTCATTAAATCAGTTTTAGTTATTCAAACAATCCCTATCTAGTTTAACTAGACCCTATTCCAAGCCTTAGAGCTATACTACAAAAACAGCCTTTCTATACAGGGTTATTGCACAGAGAAATACACCATTCCATTTCTGAATAGTAGCTACTAGATTTTTTTTTTGGGGGGGGGGGGAGATTAAAAGGTGACTGCCTGAAATGGAGGGGAGGTATGGAGGAAAGGAGGATCAGACAGCCACCGTAGCTAACATATTGATTTAAACTAAAATTTCAATAACTTATCATAATAAAAAGGACATTTTATTATCGCCTATATGTCAGCTTACTTTTCTGTGCAAAATATTCTAAACCCAAAGCACTTTCATGGCCAGCTAAACCAAAAAGCAAGGGGCTGAAATCAATCCCTTGAATTGCCCTGGCTCGCCATTCTGTTTTTCTATACGAAGCTCTCCAAGGAATCCTAAGCCCGTTAAGCTCATAGATTAGATCTTTGTTATTCAATAATATATCAAAATCAAGTTCTGCCTGTGTAGCGAAGGGAA is from Lentisphaera profundi and encodes:
- a CDS encoding ExbD/TolR family protein, which encodes MADSKDQKAEGAPISSLIDVVFLLIMFFVATAQMDQEGFDQNVQLAIAFDMEKITQRAQSQFPISILKDGVISTGPGTTGDIAGLKRELSKHVGTYGNEVTVIIRPDKNVKLSLIDEVMSTVGECGVAKINISAKLEQ
- a CDS encoding type II secretion system F family protein, whose protein sequence is MAKFKYVAMDATGKEHKGIIQADSEADAGAQLKQQSMIPTSITQESAAKKKKKKGAGGGMGAITIGTPKLTSKALTVFTRQLATLLGAGLPMVRAIRTLAKQAKKDVVLRQILTQIADSIEGGNGFSDALAAQPKSFNKLYVNMIRAGEASGAMEAVLNRLAEFMEKSEKLKRKVKAALMYPCSVLFIALVITWGLMTFIVPKFKEIFDDLLAGEPLPGITEFVVQLSTFINTMWYIPLGGIILFVVVFKAIRNTKGGAYAIDMILLKMPPLGGMVTKVNTAQFCRVLSTLLGSGVAILNALEIVRNTTQNKVVVRAVQTVHDSVKEGESVSKPLSQSGIFPLMMVSMVEVGEETGAMPEMMLRVADIYEEEVDVAVDGLTSLIEPIMIVFLAVVVGGIVIAMFMPMIKLMQTM
- a CDS encoding MotA/TolQ/ExbB proton channel family protein; translated protein: MLNNKLKYTLASLTLSMSTFAQDAAEAVAEVAPQNTTSGFKDIIFGGGAVGIFIWVLILLCSLGMLAFIIDSVLILNREKILPAHLQDAVEDSLNDGDLESAIAACEETPSPLSNILLAAFANIAEGYDVIQDSVSSAADLENEKILQRINYLNVFGQMGPMLGLLGTVSGMVGAFAGLANMTGAAKASFLAQQISIALWTTVAGLLISIPALLGYTLARNAAIKITIETQSTVLDLIKKLKDAEVDEEEYEDEEEYE
- a CDS encoding ExbD/TolR family protein, which codes for MGKKRKKKRTETEAEVPLSAMIDVTFLLLTYFIMTQTEVIEEAYIAMNMVAPNPGPPPEVKPTIFDIKVFSENYYCQGRAFKEIDSLAVYLADFARETQGSEITIDLKLQGKAKTQRLVDLLDVLAKEGLEKKINIAFLH
- a CDS encoding tetratricopeptide repeat protein, which codes for MKKLIYTGLSTTAVFSPNLFAETQTELDADMKLIKAYIENSDKFDFTKELNFQIKLAKSTYKKQKDALTKIDIMLAFSKKRNTSARKALTDFGMTDPKSEDILYFFMEKAQDAKDKKSLAIAGKLFFESSFKEKLNKEHPYYDILSEAAYSYNFELTKNDKNKSKSFEAWWKAKGLPPIAPPGQSPSETLFTQTYVILDNALDIFTKRKTGEINRAEITTQIKLIKDLEFQQSNDEIDPWFLLCVSEAARGMALLGDDQEALTWLGHYYTKFSDVDKAVKANAKKVNKPELVNTSIMSNFLYAKACIYWAKAQRAASSGNNSQAQTNLVDKGTKNAAVNMYLLVMRYPQSRGAIKTIFEYDDVWKLYAKVGGTKAKKDLPTDKKLIFMAHYSKKNYEKALGIADDYIKSQKDMNNKGEVLWLGFYAATQIDNFKKAEEYYKILQDEFSSNSALRAAYLDKATAWRKSFYKDRANEIKNDASKKAAYAILSSIKLSDPNNPTDALYAIVDDVKYAFSTYNKDRKAGKIKAKEVLILIDAYIKKFPNVSQVTMAYSLRGKIAEISQDYDVALASYKEFLKRESGIDTKGKYKKAEAYYHMAYNLLKLNKIEGADGMLAAVETYKTFVAKNDLSDASDKQIKTLQDFNAGLDIWKIDIDYKKLSELKSAFNESSKKLAASPDDATLMQAHKQQLEKLQKMSTKVAESYINWTKKNSKSSQIPSTLAKVGGIYQDAKMDRESQKIFTEIAEKYPDSPVLSQIQMRLVISYINNKQIGAAAKEAAKLDFTKMPVSTLQYIVSKFLYPSKPDTRKLSENDFEKATQIVIKASNQIIKNTDKEETKHRYAFYAGRAHFLIDEKLEAGKLFDIIKNEAPNSPYSLEISFLDVEIMIEKGKYTEADKIIANLENLVKSYGTQLQHAKVRTLSGKVGYGAKQQNFVLKGKTQCFLVYISQFPPDVEEVESKEIMEHATFYLIMCKVLLGEDIKKLRTEFLQKYPSSSFRTQVLTPPPAL